Proteins from a single region of Brassica napus cultivar Da-Ae unplaced genomic scaffold, Da-Ae ScsIHWf_883;HRSCAF=1252, whole genome shotgun sequence:
- the LOC125575641 gene encoding probable receptor-like protein kinase At3g17420, with protein MASELKQTLTKRYGALELWEIIVIALFAAFILILAVSVWLSFRKKSKRSHFIQLLPITETPRHQDEIKDISVDHVSSHNNNGTPLDEKFSERNIENGDNNNYEKHVPTSETTHSPHLSGLQEGSHIGWGHWFTLRDLQLATNHFSKENIIGDGGYGVVYHGTLTNKTPVAVKKLLNNPGQVDKDFRVEVEAIGHVRHKNLVRLLGYCVEGTHRMLVYEYMNNGNLEQWLHGDMSHQGHLTWEARIKVLVGTAKALAYLHEAIEPKVVHRDIKSSNILMNDSFDAKLSDFGLAKLLGADKSYVSTRVMGTFGYVAPEYANSGLLNEKSDVYSFGVVLLEAITGRYPVDYERPKEEVHMVEWLKLMVQQKQFEQVVDKELEIKPTTSELKRALLTALRCVDPDADKRPKMSQVARMLESDEYPVMPREERRRRKQPRESTDTNKDDTIADAKI; from the exons ATGGCGTCTGAGCTGAAACAAACTCTAACAAAGAGATACGGTGCACTTGAGCTATGGGAGATCATAGTCATTGCTCTCTTCGCAGCCTTCATACTAATCCTCGCCGTCTCAGTATGGCTCAGCTTCCGTAAAAAATCCAAAAGATCCCACTTCATCCAACTCCTCCCCATAACCGAAACCCCTCGCCATCAAGATGAAATCAAAGACATAAGCGTTGATCACGTCTCATCACACAACAACAATGGCACACCTCTAGATGAGAAGTTCAGCGAGAGAAACATTGAAAATGGTGATAATAATAACTATGAGAAACATGTTCCTACTTCAGAAACAACTCATTCTCCTCATCTCTCTGGTCTTCAAGAAGGCTCTCACATTGGTTGGGGTCACTGGTTCACTCTCCGCGACCTTCAGCTGGCGACTAACCACTTCTCAAAAGAGAATATCATCGGTGACGGTGGCTATGGAGTTGTCTACCATGGAACTTTAACTAACAAGACCCCTGTGGCTGTCAAGAAGCTGCTCAACAATCC aGGACAAGTTGATAAAGACTTCAGAGTTGAAGTGGAAGCAATAGGACACGTCAGGCACAAGAACTTAGTTCGGCTTCTTGGATACTGCGTTGAAGGGACGCATAGGATGCTTGTTTATGAGTACATGAACAATGGGAACTTAGAGCAGTGGCTTCATGGAGACATGAGTCACCAAGGACATCTTACTTGGGAGGCTAGAATCAAAGTTCTTGTTGGCACTGCTAAAGC TTTGGCTTACCTTCATGAAGCTATTGAGCCTAAAGTAGTGCATAGAGACATAAAGTCAAGTAATATACTGATGAATGACAGCTTTGATGCTAAGTTATCTGACTTTGGTCTTGCTAAGCTGCTTGGAGCTGATAAAAGTTATGTGAGTACTAGAGTCATGGGTACATTCGG GTATGTTGCACCTGAATATGCTAACTCTGGTCTCCTAAACGAGAAGAGTGACGTGTATAGTTTTGGTGTTGTTCTATTGGAAGCTATTACTGGGAGGTATCCAGTGGATTATGAACGGCCTAAAGAAGAg gTGCATATGGTGGAGTGGTTGAAGCTAATGGTACAGCAGAAACAGTTTGAACAAGTGGTGGATAAAGAGCTTGAGATCAAACCAACGACAAGCGAACTTAAAAGAGCGCTTTTGACGGCTTTGAGATGTGTTGATCCTGATGCAGACAAGAGGCCGAAGATGAGTCAAGTTGCTCGGATGCTTGAATCTGATGAGTACCCTGTGATGCCTAGAGAG GAACGAAGGAGAAGGAAGCAGCCAAGAGAAAGCACAGATACGAATAAGGATGATACCATAGCAGATGCAAAGATTTAA
- the LOC106452102 gene encoding novel plant SNARE 13, producing the protein MLLVLLLLLFPFRLFQALSVSCLAFFSYSLDFTIVGVLNISGEMASNIPMSPQLEQIHGEIRDHFRALANGFQRLDKIKDSTRQSKQLEELTDKMRDCKRLVKDFDRELKDEEASNPPEVNKQLNDEKQSMIKELNSYVALRKTYMSTLGNKKIELFDMGAGPSAEPTPDDNVQVASAMSNQELVDAGVKRMDETDQAIQRSKQVVEQTLEVGTQTAANLKGQTDQMGRVVNHLDTIQFSIKKASQLVKEIGRQVATDKCIMMFLFLIVCGVIAIIVVKIVNPNNKDIRDIPGLAPPAQSRKLLYLRNPEYMGR; encoded by the exons atgcttcttgttcttcttctccttctctttcccTTTCGGTTGTTCCAAGCTCTCTCTGTTTCGTGTTTAGCCTTTTTTTCATATTCTCTAGATTTCACTATCGTCGGAGTTCTGAATATCTCCGGCGAGATGGCTTCTAATATACCGATGAGCCCTCAATTGGAGCAGATCCATGGCGAAATCCGTGACCACTTCCGAGCCCTCGC GAATGGTTTCCAGAGGTTGGATAAGATCAAGGATTCTACTCGCCAAAGCAAGCAACTCGAGGAACTCACTGACAAGATGCGAGACTGTAAAag GTTGGTAAAGGATTTTGACCGTGAACTCAAGGATGAGGAAGCTAGTAATCCTCCTGAAGTAAATAAGCAATTGAATGATGAGAAACAGTCTATG ATTAAGGAACTCAATTCTTATGTTGCGCTAAGAAAAAC GTATATGAGTACTCTTGGCAACAAGAAGATTGAACTTTTTGATATGGGAGCTGGACCCAGCGCCGAACCTACACCTGACGATAATGTTCAAGTCGCTTCAG CAATGTCAAATCAGGAGCTTGTTGATGCTGGAGTGAAAAGAATGGATGAGACTGATCAGGCCATTCAGCGCTCAAAACAG GTTGTAGAACAAACACTTGAAGTTGGAACTCAAACTGCAGCTAATTTAAAGGGACAG ACGGATCAAATGGGACGCGTTGTGAACCACTTAGACACGATTCAGTTCTCTATCAAGAAAGCATCACAGCTTGTGAAAGAGATAGGGAGACAG GTGGCTACGGATAAATGCATAATGATGTTCCTGTTTCTCATTGTATGCGGTGTGATAGCCATTATCGTAGTGAAG ATCGTCAACCCGAATAACAAGGACATTAGGGACATCCCAGGATTAGCTCCTCCAGCGCAATCGAGGAAGCTACTATACTTGAGGAATCCGGAGTACATGGGAAGATAG
- the LOC125606414 gene encoding receptor-like cytoplasmic kinase 1 has product MSCFGCCGGDDFRRVAETGPKPVYGAGGHGGGHHVRTDPPKNTPVIQMQPISVPAIPADELKDITDNYGSKSLIGEGSYGRVFYGVLRSGKAAAIKKLDSSKQPDQEFLAQVSMVSRLRQDNVVALLGYCVDGPLRVLAYEFAPNGSLHDILHGRKGVKGAQPGPVLSWNQRVKIAVGAARGLEYLHEKANPHVVHRDIKSSNVLLFDDDVAKIADFDLSNQAPDMAARLHSTRVLGTFGYHAPEYAMTGTLSTKSDVYSFGVVLLELLTGRKPVDHTLPRGQQSLVTWATPKLSEDKVKQCVDARLNGEYPPKAVAKLAAVAALCVQYEADFRPNMSIVVKALQPLLNPPRSAPQTPHRNNPY; this is encoded by the exons ATGAGCTGCTTTGGTTGTTGTGGTGGTGACGATTTTCGTCGAGTTGCTGAAACTGGACCCAAGCCAGTGTACGGCGCAGGAG GTCACGGTGGAGGTCACCATGTAAGGACAGACCCACCCAAGAACACACCAGTCATTCAGATGCAGCCTATCTCCGTGCCGGCTATTCCAGCTGATGAGTTGAAGGATATAACTGATAACTATGGTTCCAAGTCCTTGATTGGTGAGGGCTCTTATGGAAGAGTGTTTTACGGTGTTCTTAGAAGCGGCAAGGCAGCTGCCATTAAGAAGCTGGATTCTAGTAAGCAGCCTGATCAAGAGTTTCTCGCACAG GTATCAATGGTTTCGAGATTGAGACAAGACAATGTTGTTGCACTTCTGGGATATTGCGTTGATGGCCCACTCCGTGTTCTTGCTTATGAGTTTGCTCCTAATGGATCTCTTCATGATATTCTTCATG GTAGGAAAGGAGTGAAAGGAGCACAGCCAGGACCTGTTCTGTCGTGGAACCAGAGAGTTAAAATTGCTGTTGGTGCGGCTAGGGGACTCGAGTACTTGCATGAGAAGGCGAACCCTCATGTTGTCCACCGAGACATCAAATCCAGCAATGTGCTTTTGTTTGACGATGATGTTGCCAAGATTGCTGACTTCGATCTGTCTAACCAAGCCCCTGACATGGCTGCTCGCCTTCACTCAACTCGTGTGCTGGGAACCTTTGGTTATCACGCTCCAGA GTATGCAATGACAGGGACATTGAGCACAAAGAGTGATGTCTATAGTTTTGGAGTTGTTCTGCTAGAGCTCCTCACAGGTCGTAAGCCAGTTGATCATACCTTACCACGAGGACAGCAGAGTCTCGTTACATGG GCAACTCCTAAACTGAGTGAAGACAAGGTGAAGCAATGCGTTGATGCAAGACTAAACGGAGAATATCCTCCCAAAGCTGTTGCCAAG CTGGCTGCTGTAGCTGCGCTATGTGTGCAATACGAAGCAGACTTCAGGCCAAACATGAGCATAGTGGTGAAGGCTCTTCAGCCTCTCCTCAATCCTCCTCGCTCTGCTCCTCAAACTCCTCACAGGAACAATCCTTATTGA
- the LOC106452105 gene encoding 50S ribosomal protein L3-2, mitochondrial encodes MAAVSRGLVSRITQFLSIRSLTPSSSQSPPHSSFFLIRRFSSDAGLLDGNESDPSRIIEAKPGEMSRSSKRTGIIAVKCGMTALWDKWGARVPVSILWVDDNIVSQVKTVEKEGIFALQIGCGHKKAKHLTMPVLGHFRAQGVPLKRKLREFPVTEDALLPVGTELGVRHFVPGQFVDVTGITRGKGFQGVMKRHKMKGGPASHGCSKAHRKGGSTGQRDDPGKVFKGRKMPGRMGAKQRTVKNVWVYKIDPARNLIWVRGQVPGAEGNFVFIEDAFYKKPDISKLPFPTYLAPEDEDLSELEPLVADLGEVDPFMLAE; translated from the exons ATGGCCGCCGTATCAAGAGGCCTCGTTTCTCGCATCACTCAGTTTCTATCGATCCGATCTCTAACCCCTTCATCCTCGCAATCTCCTCCCCACTCTAGCTTCTTCCTCATCCGACGATTCAGCTCCGACGCTGGATTACTCGACGGTAATGAATCCGATCCGTCTCGGATCATCGAGGCGAAACCCGGAGAGATGTCCCGGAGCTCGAAAAGGACAGGGATCATCGCCGTCAAGTGCGGGATGACTGCGCTCTGGGACAAATGGGGAGCTAGGGTTCCCGTTTCCATCCTCTGGGTCGATGACAACATCGTCTCTCAGGTCAAGACCGTTGAGAAAGAAGGCATCTTTGCGCTGCAG ATTGGATGTGGGCACAAGAAGGCTAAGCATTTGACGATGCCTGTGTTGGGCCATTTCAGAGCTCAAGGTGTGCCGTTGAAGAGGAAGCTGAGAGAGTTTCCTGTGACGGAAGACGCTTTGCTTCCCGTTGGGACTGAACTCGGTGTGCGTCACTTTGTTCCGGGGCAGTTTGTTGATGTCACTGGGATCACTCGTGGGAAAGGTTTTCAG GGAGTCATGAAAAGACATAAGATGAAAGGAGGGCCGGCATCACATGGTTGTTCAAAGGCGCATCGGAAAGGTGGTTCTACTGGTCAAAGAGATGATCCTGGAAAG GTGTTCAAGGGAAGAAAGATGCCTGGGAGAATGGGTGCAAAGCAGAGGACAGTAAAGAACGTTTGGGTTTACAAGATTGATCCTGCCAGGAACCTCATTTGGGTTAGAGGACAA GTTCCTGGTGCAGAAGGAAACTTTGTGTTCATAGAAGATGCATTCTACAAGAAACCAGACATCTCAAAGCTTCCATTTCCAACGTACTTAGCCCCAGAAGACGAGGACCTATCAGAGTTAGAACCGTTGGTCGCAGATCTCGGAGAAGTCGACCCATTTATGCTGGCAGAGTGA